In a genomic window of Nesterenkonia halotolerans:
- a CDS encoding DEAD/DEAH box helicase yields the protein MTEQTTESSAAETDAPISAAHPELVEAVEASSLTFADFNVRPEIVEALAAKGITTPFPIQAETLPIALGGYDIIGQAKTGTGKTLGFGIPAIQRVTSPDDAGYDDLPAPGAPQALIVAPTRELAVQVAADIKVAAARRGIRVATIYGGRAYEPQIEELDRGVEIVVGTPGRLIDLHRQRHLKLKNVNIVVLDEADEMLDLGFLPDVETLLSAVPEIGRQTMLFSATMPGPVVAMARRYMSKPTHISAADPLDEGITKKDIRQLVYRAHHLDKDEVIARLLQAEGRGRTIVFTRTKRQADRLSAELISRGFAAGAIHGDLGQGAREQALRAFRNEKIDVLVATDVAARGIDVTDITHVINLTAPDDEKAYLHRVGRTGRAGKTGIAVTFVDWEDMPKWKLIDKALGLGIPEPIETYSSSPHLYEDLDIPKGTKGRLPRHKRSKAGLDAEELEDLGGPEKRQSRGGRSGDREGGRGGRSSDGGRGGRDSDKAGSGRGGRDGGRGRGRGEDSAKESQPAAEGSAPRSRNRRRTRTEDSGSTAEAAPAESAAPSEGGESATQPRRRRRRRGGSGSGGGNASSES from the coding sequence ATGACTGAACAGACCACCGAGTCATCAGCCGCCGAGACTGACGCCCCCATCTCCGCCGCTCATCCTGAACTCGTCGAGGCTGTCGAAGCCTCCAGCCTCACCTTCGCAGATTTCAACGTGCGCCCCGAGATCGTCGAGGCCCTCGCCGCGAAGGGCATCACCACCCCCTTCCCGATCCAGGCCGAGACCCTGCCGATCGCGCTGGGCGGCTATGACATCATCGGCCAGGCCAAGACCGGCACCGGCAAGACGCTGGGCTTCGGCATTCCTGCCATCCAGCGCGTCACCAGCCCCGACGACGCCGGCTATGACGACCTTCCGGCCCCCGGAGCGCCCCAGGCGCTCATCGTCGCTCCCACCCGTGAGCTCGCCGTGCAGGTGGCCGCGGACATCAAGGTCGCGGCCGCCCGCCGCGGCATCCGCGTGGCCACGATCTACGGCGGCCGTGCCTACGAGCCGCAGATCGAAGAGCTCGACCGCGGTGTGGAGATCGTCGTCGGCACCCCCGGCCGACTGATCGACCTGCACCGCCAGCGTCATCTGAAGCTCAAGAACGTCAACATCGTGGTCCTCGACGAGGCCGACGAGATGCTCGACCTCGGCTTCCTCCCCGATGTGGAGACCCTGCTCTCCGCCGTCCCGGAGATCGGTCGCCAGACCATGCTCTTCTCCGCGACCATGCCCGGCCCCGTGGTCGCCATGGCCCGCCGCTACATGTCCAAGCCGACCCACATCTCCGCGGCAGACCCGCTGGACGAGGGCATCACCAAGAAGGACATCCGGCAGCTGGTCTACCGCGCGCACCACCTGGACAAGGACGAGGTCATCGCCCGTCTGCTCCAGGCTGAGGGTCGCGGTCGCACGATCGTGTTCACCCGCACCAAGCGCCAGGCAGACCGGCTCTCCGCCGAGCTGATCTCCCGCGGGTTCGCCGCCGGCGCGATCCACGGCGACCTCGGCCAGGGTGCTCGTGAGCAGGCCCTGCGTGCCTTCCGCAACGAGAAGATCGACGTCCTGGTCGCCACCGACGTCGCCGCTCGCGGCATCGACGTCACAGACATCACCCACGTCATCAACCTCACTGCTCCGGACGACGAGAAGGCCTACCTTCACCGCGTCGGACGCACCGGCCGCGCGGGGAAGACCGGCATCGCCGTGACCTTCGTGGACTGGGAGGACATGCCGAAGTGGAAGCTCATCGACAAGGCGCTCGGCCTGGGCATCCCGGAACCGATCGAGACCTACTCCTCCTCGCCGCACCTCTACGAGGACCTCGACATCCCCAAGGGCACCAAGGGACGCCTGCCCCGGCATAAGCGTTCCAAGGCCGGTCTGGACGCCGAGGAGCTCGAGGATCTGGGCGGACCCGAGAAGCGCCAGTCCCGCGGCGGACGCTCCGGCGACCGCGAGGGTGGCCGTGGTGGCCGGTCCAGTGATGGCGGACGTGGCGGACGCGACTCAGACAAGGCCGGCAGCGGTCGCGGTGGACGCGACGGCGGGCGTGGACGAGGCCGCGGAGAGGACTCCGCCAAGGAGTCTCAGCCCGCCGCGGAAGGTTCCGCACCGCGCAGCCGCAATCGCCGTCGCACCCGCACCGAAGACTCAGGCTCCACCGCTGAAGCAGCACCTGCGGAGTCAGCTGCGCCGTCCGAGGGCGGCGAATCTGCCACGCAGCCCAGGCGGCGCCGTCGTCGTCGCGGTGGCTCCGGCTCAGGCGGCGGGAACGCCTCCAGCGAGAGCTGA
- a CDS encoding TetR/AcrR family transcriptional regulator gives MNESMRDPAGVVRAKRLPREQRRRQLLDCSLQVFVAKGYHGASMDDIAEIAQVSKPVLYQHFPGKHELFLGLLDTHLAQLEYELTQALATSADNKERVQATMATFYEFIARKDEAYRLVFTSGMDNDEEVEDRLERFHDAMAGAIAEVIADDTGQPMAEATMLGHGLIGMALSAARHWSRLSERPDQEVSSQLTARLAWRGISGFPKESESTEGAQ, from the coding sequence ATGAACGAAAGCATGAGGGACCCTGCCGGCGTCGTCCGCGCCAAACGGCTGCCTCGTGAGCAGCGTCGCAGGCAGCTGCTGGACTGTTCGCTGCAGGTCTTCGTCGCCAAGGGATACCACGGCGCCTCGATGGACGACATCGCCGAGATCGCCCAGGTCTCCAAGCCGGTGCTCTACCAGCACTTTCCGGGCAAGCACGAGCTCTTCCTCGGACTGCTCGACACCCACCTGGCCCAGCTCGAGTACGAGCTGACCCAGGCGCTGGCCACCAGCGCGGACAACAAGGAACGCGTCCAGGCCACCATGGCCACCTTCTATGAGTTCATCGCCCGCAAGGACGAGGCCTACCGGCTGGTCTTCACCTCGGGGATGGACAACGACGAGGAGGTCGAAGACCGCCTCGAGCGCTTCCATGACGCGATGGCCGGAGCCATCGCCGAGGTGATCGCCGACGACACCGGTCAGCCGATGGCCGAGGCCACCATGCTGGGTCACGGGCTGATCGGCATGGCGCTCTCGGCGGCACGGCACTGGAGCCGGCTCTCCGAGCGCCCGGACCAGGAGGTCTCCTCCCAGCTGACCGCGCGTTTGGCTTGGCGCGGAATCTCGGGCTTCCCCAAGGAGTCTGAGAGCACCGAGGGCGCACAATAG
- a CDS encoding DUF3107 domain-containing protein has translation MEVRIGIQHVSREIVIETEAKPEEIEQAVAAAIEGKQTLLSLQDRRGKKIVVPVASIGYVEIGSDTKQTVGFAAAVA, from the coding sequence ATGGAAGTACGTATCGGCATTCAGCACGTCTCACGCGAGATCGTCATCGAGACCGAGGCCAAGCCCGAAGAGATCGAACAGGCCGTTGCCGCCGCCATCGAAGGCAAGCAGACGCTGCTGAGCCTTCAGGACCGCCGCGGCAAGAAGATCGTGGTCCCCGTGGCCTCCATCGGCTATGTGGAGATCGGCTCCGACACAAAACAGACTGTCGGCTTCGCAGCCGCAGTCGCCTAA
- a CDS encoding glutamyl-tRNA reductase, which translates to MVLISLVATHAELDLETVGTLSSGAANLAGSVHMPAVTLATCNRMEIYAESTGSSHDVVQSTREELLDAVAQSSGLDRDVVGRSFRTLVEDDAVSHLFEVGAGLDSAVIGEREIAGQVRKSLADAQHAGTISGNLTKLFETASRTAKDVGTRTALGSRGRSIVSVALDIAGDMRGDGTAFYPGASVVLIGTGAYSGTSLAQLVERGVTDIGVFSGSGRAEEFVAERSGDARALQMQELPGAFREADVIIGCSGGNRRITAKEVRNLAGLAADAPRDKPLTIIDLALSHDFDPDVADLEGVELITLESVKMAAPGETEDSVEEARDVVRSAVETYLTERRERTADDAIVALRRHTQSLLDEEMDKVRKQHGCTGAAEEVEFAVRRIVRKMLHTPTVRAREMAAEGRTEDYVRALQDLHGIEVPVREETARATPAKRRRAEDFSAAELTQMASYLTNVPAGGFCQHHRPGEFEIERIDAVRDLNIRRAG; encoded by the coding sequence GTGGTACTCATTTCTCTAGTCGCCACCCACGCCGAGCTCGATCTCGAGACCGTGGGAACACTCAGCTCAGGAGCGGCCAATCTGGCCGGTTCTGTTCATATGCCTGCCGTGACCCTGGCGACCTGCAATCGCATGGAGATCTACGCCGAGTCCACCGGCAGCTCCCACGACGTCGTCCAGTCCACCCGCGAGGAGCTGCTCGACGCCGTCGCCCAGTCCTCCGGTCTGGACCGTGACGTGGTCGGCCGCTCCTTCCGGACCCTGGTGGAGGACGACGCCGTCTCGCATCTCTTCGAGGTCGGCGCAGGTCTGGACTCCGCCGTCATCGGGGAACGTGAGATCGCCGGGCAGGTGCGCAAGTCCCTGGCGGACGCGCAGCACGCCGGCACGATCTCCGGAAACCTCACCAAGCTCTTCGAGACCGCCTCCCGCACCGCCAAGGATGTCGGGACCCGCACCGCACTGGGTTCACGGGGCCGGTCCATCGTCTCGGTCGCCCTGGACATCGCCGGGGACATGCGCGGAGACGGCACCGCCTTCTACCCCGGCGCCTCCGTGGTCCTGATCGGCACCGGGGCCTACTCCGGAACCTCGCTGGCCCAGCTCGTGGAGCGCGGGGTCACCGACATCGGCGTCTTCTCCGGTTCCGGCCGTGCCGAGGAGTTCGTCGCAGAACGATCCGGCGATGCCCGTGCGCTGCAGATGCAGGAGCTGCCCGGTGCTTTCCGCGAGGCCGATGTGATCATCGGCTGCTCGGGCGGGAACCGGCGCATCACCGCCAAAGAGGTGCGCAACCTCGCCGGTCTCGCCGCGGACGCCCCGCGGGACAAGCCGCTGACCATCATCGACCTGGCGCTCTCCCATGACTTCGACCCCGATGTGGCGGATCTGGAGGGCGTGGAGCTGATCACCCTGGAGTCGGTGAAGATGGCCGCCCCCGGGGAGACCGAGGACTCTGTGGAGGAGGCACGCGACGTCGTGCGCTCGGCAGTGGAGACTTACCTCACCGAGCGTCGTGAACGCACCGCCGATGACGCCATCGTCGCGCTGCGCCGACACACCCAGTCGCTCCTGGACGAAGAGATGGACAAGGTTCGCAAGCAGCATGGCTGCACCGGTGCCGCCGAAGAGGTGGAGTTCGCCGTCCGACGGATCGTGCGCAAGATGCTGCACACTCCCACCGTGCGCGCCCGGGAGATGGCGGCCGAGGGACGCACCGAGGATTACGTGCGGGCGCTGCAGGACCTGCACGGCATCGAGGTGCCCGTGCGCGAGGAGACTGCTCGGGCCACCCCCGCTAAGCGCCGCCGCGCCGAGGACTTCTCTGCGGCCGAGCTCACCCAGATGGCCAGCTACCTGACGAACGTTCCCGCCGGCGGCTTCTGCCAGCACCACCGGCCCGGCGAGTTCGAGATCGAACGGATCGACGCCGTGCGCGATCTGAACATCCGCCGCGCCGGCTGA
- a CDS encoding ABC transporter permease, translated as MSWVLENLDTIGELTLVHLALSLPAVVIAFLVSIPLAWVANRIRVLREPLLTGTGLLYAVPSLPLFILLPAVVGTSVRDPLNVVIALSIFGLALMVRSAAEALDAVTDDVRTSATAIGFSGVGRFFTVELPLAGPALLAGVRVVCVSSISLVSVSAVLGVNSLGSLFTDGFARDIIGSILAGIVMTVVLALICDLLLVLAGRLLMPWNKNAAAVRPRLRKRRTQEAAA; from the coding sequence ATGAGCTGGGTCCTGGAGAACCTAGACACCATCGGTGAGCTCACCCTGGTCCACCTGGCGCTCAGCCTGCCCGCCGTGGTCATCGCCTTCCTGGTCTCCATCCCGCTGGCCTGGGTCGCCAACCGCATCCGGGTCCTGCGTGAACCGCTGCTGACCGGCACCGGGCTGCTCTACGCCGTGCCCTCGCTGCCGCTGTTCATCCTGCTGCCCGCCGTGGTGGGGACCTCGGTGCGAGACCCGCTCAACGTGGTCATCGCGCTCTCGATCTTCGGGCTCGCGCTGATGGTCCGCTCCGCGGCCGAGGCGCTGGACGCCGTCACCGACGACGTGCGGACCTCCGCCACCGCGATCGGGTTCTCCGGGGTGGGTCGCTTCTTCACCGTGGAGCTGCCGCTGGCCGGGCCCGCACTGCTCGCCGGTGTGCGCGTGGTCTGCGTCAGCTCGATCAGCCTGGTCTCGGTCAGCGCCGTGCTCGGCGTCAACTCGCTCGGCTCACTGTTCACCGACGGATTCGCCCGCGACATCATCGGCTCCATCCTTGCCGGCATCGTGATGACCGTGGTGCTCGCGCTGATCTGCGATCTGCTGCTGGTGCTCGCAGGTCGGCTGCTGATGCCCTGGAACAAGAACGCGGCTGCCGTTCGTCCGCGACTCAGGAAGCGACGCACTCAGGAGGCGGCGGCATGA
- a CDS encoding ABC transporter substrate-binding protein, with translation MRTTRLWVTGTIAALALTSCGGDSDPLAEDSEGDAAQGDALVIGSQQYYSNTIIAELYAQVLESEDIEVDRQFDIGQREVYVSELESGAIDIFPEYAGNFLQYYEESSEAASLEEITAQLEEVLPDGLRVLEAAEATDQDSFVVTAEFAEENDLSEVGDLAGLEDLQIAANAEFEARPYGPEGLQDVYGVEITLVPVEAGGGALTVDALRDGDVEVADIYSADPELASDDLVVLEDPEELVLPQNVIPVVSDRVDEEAAALINEVNAALTPDELIALNGQSVDEQADPADVASEWLAEQGLD, from the coding sequence ATGCGGACCACAAGACTCTGGGTCACAGGAACCATCGCCGCGCTGGCGCTGACCAGCTGCGGAGGAGACAGCGATCCCCTCGCCGAGGACTCCGAGGGTGACGCGGCCCAGGGCGACGCCCTGGTCATCGGCTCTCAGCAGTATTACTCCAACACGATCATCGCCGAGCTCTACGCGCAGGTGCTGGAATCCGAGGACATCGAGGTGGACCGCCAGTTCGACATCGGTCAGCGCGAGGTCTACGTCTCGGAGCTCGAGTCGGGCGCCATCGACATCTTCCCCGAGTACGCCGGAAACTTCCTGCAGTACTACGAGGAGTCCTCCGAGGCCGCCAGCCTGGAAGAGATCACCGCTCAGCTCGAGGAGGTCCTCCCCGACGGGCTGCGCGTGCTGGAGGCCGCCGAGGCCACCGACCAGGACAGCTTCGTGGTCACCGCGGAGTTCGCCGAGGAGAACGACCTCAGCGAAGTGGGCGACCTCGCCGGCCTGGAGGATCTGCAGATTGCCGCGAACGCCGAGTTCGAGGCCCGCCCCTACGGACCCGAGGGTCTGCAGGACGTCTACGGCGTGGAGATCACGCTGGTGCCGGTCGAGGCCGGCGGTGGCGCACTGACCGTGGACGCGCTGCGCGACGGCGACGTCGAGGTGGCAGACATCTACAGCGCCGATCCGGAGCTCGCCTCCGATGATCTGGTGGTGCTGGAGGATCCTGAGGAGCTGGTGCTCCCGCAGAACGTCATCCCTGTGGTCTCAGACCGCGTGGACGAGGAGGCTGCCGCGCTGATCAATGAGGTCAACGCCGCACTGACCCCCGATGAGCTCATCGCGCTGAACGGTCAGAGCGTGGACGAGCAGGCCGATCCGGCCGACGTCGCGTCGGAATGGCTCGCCGAGCAGGGTCTCGACTGA
- a CDS encoding ABC transporter permease, whose product MNNIVEAVRWLLTADAWSGAGGLWERSMEHLGYTLIALGISAALALPLGLLIGHTGKGRGVSVVATGAARALPTLGLLTLVALFTGIGLTAPMVALVILAAPSVLAGAYAGVESVNPATVDAARAQGMSGWQVLTRVEIPLGLPLILSGLRLAALQIIATATLAAYVGAGGLGRPLFLGLRTYDYPLMLGTSIVVILLAILVDAVFGTGQRLIRRIPGLAGPQRAPRGERRGRRRAVAAGG is encoded by the coding sequence ATGAACAACATCGTCGAGGCGGTGCGCTGGCTGCTCACCGCGGATGCCTGGTCCGGAGCCGGAGGGCTCTGGGAACGGTCCATGGAGCACCTGGGCTACACGCTGATCGCGCTCGGGATCTCTGCCGCGCTGGCGCTGCCGCTGGGCCTGCTCATCGGACACACCGGCAAGGGCAGGGGAGTGTCCGTCGTCGCCACCGGCGCCGCCCGTGCCCTGCCCACCTTGGGACTGCTGACCCTGGTGGCACTGTTCACCGGGATCGGCCTGACCGCGCCCATGGTGGCTCTCGTGATCCTGGCGGCACCCTCCGTGCTCGCCGGCGCCTACGCAGGGGTGGAATCGGTGAACCCGGCGACGGTGGACGCCGCCCGTGCGCAGGGGATGAGCGGCTGGCAGGTGCTCACCCGGGTCGAGATCCCCCTCGGACTGCCGCTGATCCTCAGCGGACTGCGCCTCGCCGCGCTGCAGATCATCGCCACCGCCACACTCGCGGCCTATGTCGGAGCAGGTGGACTGGGACGTCCGCTGTTCCTGGGGCTGCGCACCTACGACTACCCGCTCATGCTCGGCACCTCGATCGTCGTGATCCTGCTCGCGATCCTCGTCGACGCGGTCTTCGGGACTGGTCAGCGCCTGATCCGCAGAATCCCCGGGCTCGCCGGACCGCAGCGCGCCCCGCGTGGAGAGCGGCGCGGCCGTCGTCGTGCGGTCGCTGCCGGGGGCTGA
- a CDS encoding ABC transporter ATP-binding protein has product MIEFRQVGKTYPDGTTAVEEFSLTVPSHSTAVLLGSSGCGKTTLLRMVNRMVEPSTGSVLIDDEDISGVEPVALRRRIGYVMQHSGLLPHRRVIDNIATVPRLNGASRADARKRGYELMEIVGLDAKLGLRYPGQLSGGQQQRVGVARGLAADPNILLMDEPFGAVDPLVRVELQRELARVQEELKKTIIFVTHDIDEALTLGDQIVVLKTGGAVAASGTPAELLSNRQDEFVSRFLGLDSGARSLSAEQTDDGELLISDAQGRPLGVVPTQTDRADRP; this is encoded by the coding sequence ATGATCGAATTTCGCCAGGTCGGCAAGACCTACCCGGACGGCACCACGGCGGTGGAGGAGTTCAGCCTCACTGTGCCCTCACACAGCACCGCCGTGCTGCTGGGATCCTCCGGCTGCGGAAAGACCACGCTGCTGCGCATGGTCAACCGCATGGTGGAGCCCAGCACGGGCAGCGTGCTGATCGACGACGAGGACATCTCCGGCGTGGAGCCGGTCGCGCTGCGGCGGCGCATCGGCTACGTCATGCAGCACTCCGGTCTGCTGCCCCACCGCCGGGTCATCGACAACATCGCCACCGTGCCCCGACTCAACGGCGCCTCCCGCGCCGACGCTCGCAAGCGCGGCTATGAGCTGATGGAGATCGTCGGCCTGGACGCCAAGCTGGGCCTGCGCTATCCCGGCCAGCTCTCCGGCGGCCAGCAGCAGCGGGTGGGCGTGGCACGCGGACTGGCGGCGGACCCGAACATCCTGCTCATGGACGAGCCCTTCGGCGCGGTGGATCCCCTGGTCAGGGTCGAGCTGCAGCGTGAGCTTGCGCGCGTGCAGGAGGAGCTGAAGAAGACCATCATCTTCGTCACCCACGACATCGACGAGGCTCTCACGCTCGGGGACCAGATCGTCGTGCTCAAGACCGGCGGGGCGGTGGCCGCCTCCGGCACCCCGGCCGAGCTGCTGTCGAACCGGCAGGACGAGTTCGTCTCCCGGTTCCTCGGGCTGGACTCCGGAGCCCGGTCTCTCTCGGCAGAGCAGACCGACGACGGCGAGCTGCTCATCTCCGACGCCCAGGGCCGCCCGCTGGGCGTGGTCCCGACGCAGACCGATCGCGCAGACCGTCCATGA
- a CDS encoding DNA-methyltransferase, producing MTSGDTAAASSRGFDPAGPSQVIEGENLDHLPGLPDSSFTMVYLDPPFNTGRAQRATETTNTRRPHGEGNRVGFAGRSYDTVRRALAEYDDSFTDYWEFLEPRLLHAWRLLTEDGTLYLHLDYREVHYAKVLCDAIFGRESFLNEIIWAYDYGGRTKKRWPTKHDTILVYVKNPTRYFFNAEAVDREPYMAPGLVTAEKAALGKLPTDVWWHTIVSPTGREKTGYPTQKPVGLVRRMVQASSRPGDWVLDCFAGSGTLGAVAVETDRRFILMDSSPQALDVMESRLGDHAQIHRHHLMEAS from the coding sequence GTGACTTCCGGGGACACCGCTGCGGCGAGCAGCCGCGGCTTCGATCCAGCCGGGCCCTCTCAGGTGATCGAGGGCGAGAACCTCGATCACCTTCCGGGCCTGCCGGACAGCTCCTTCACCATGGTCTACCTGGACCCGCCCTTCAACACCGGGCGGGCCCAGCGGGCCACTGAGACCACCAACACCCGTCGCCCGCACGGCGAGGGCAACCGGGTCGGCTTCGCCGGGCGCAGCTATGACACCGTGCGCCGCGCGCTGGCCGAGTATGACGACTCCTTCACCGACTATTGGGAGTTCCTCGAGCCCCGGCTGCTGCATGCCTGGCGGCTGCTGACCGAGGACGGCACCCTCTACCTGCACCTGGACTACCGCGAGGTCCACTACGCCAAGGTGCTCTGCGACGCGATCTTCGGGCGGGAATCCTTCCTCAACGAGATCATCTGGGCCTATGACTATGGCGGGCGCACCAAGAAGCGCTGGCCGACCAAGCACGACACCATCCTGGTCTACGTGAAGAACCCCACGCGCTACTTCTTCAACGCCGAGGCGGTCGACCGGGAGCCCTATATGGCCCCGGGGCTCGTCACCGCGGAGAAGGCCGCCCTGGGCAAGCTGCCTACCGACGTCTGGTGGCACACCATCGTCTCGCCCACGGGCCGCGAGAAGACCGGGTACCCCACGCAGAAGCCGGTCGGACTGGTGCGGCGCATGGTGCAGGCCTCCTCGCGCCCCGGCGACTGGGTGCTTGACTGCTTCGCCGGCTCGGGCACCCTGGGCGCCGTCGCCGTCGAGACCGACCGCAGATTCATCCTGATGGATTCCTCTCCGCAGGCCCTCGATGTGATGGAGTCACGTCTGGGAGACCATGCGCAGATCCACCGGCACCACCTGATGGAGGCTTCATGA
- a CDS encoding PHP domain-containing protein, protein MSVDLHTHSNVSDGTEAPAEVIAAAAAAGLEGLALTDHDTTAGWDEAIAAARQHGVMLLPGMEITTLTENGISVHLLSYLHDPLHAGLSSAVAEARDGRMHRARRIAERLSVDFPLTWETVEQHVSTGATVGRPHLADALVGIGAVADRQEAFDHLLHAGSPYYVSQHNMHPTTAIELVRAAGGVPVLAHGMASARGRTVSAAQLEEMVDAGLAGVEVHHRDNPESGRTVLRALAARHDLLVTGSSDYHGTGKANLIGENTTDWDTVETLCGLATGIEPIRP, encoded by the coding sequence ATGAGCGTGGACCTGCACACCCATTCCAACGTCTCCGACGGCACCGAAGCTCCCGCTGAGGTGATCGCCGCCGCGGCGGCCGCGGGACTGGAAGGTCTGGCGCTGACCGATCACGACACCACCGCCGGCTGGGACGAGGCCATCGCCGCCGCGAGGCAGCACGGGGTCATGCTGCTGCCCGGCATGGAGATCACCACACTCACCGAGAACGGGATCAGCGTCCATCTGCTGAGCTACCTCCACGATCCGCTCCACGCCGGACTCTCCTCGGCGGTCGCCGAAGCCCGCGACGGTCGCATGCACCGAGCCCGACGCATCGCCGAACGCCTCTCCGTGGACTTCCCGCTGACCTGGGAGACGGTCGAGCAGCACGTGAGCACCGGAGCCACCGTGGGCCGCCCGCACCTCGCCGACGCCCTGGTGGGCATCGGAGCCGTGGCCGATCGCCAGGAGGCCTTCGACCACCTGCTCCACGCCGGATCTCCGTATTACGTGAGCCAGCACAACATGCACCCGACGACGGCGATCGAGCTGGTCCGCGCTGCCGGGGGAGTCCCGGTGCTGGCCCACGGGATGGCCTCGGCCCGCGGTCGCACCGTCAGCGCCGCGCAGCTCGAGGAGATGGTCGATGCGGGCCTCGCCGGGGTGGAGGTCCACCACCGCGACAACCCCGAATCCGGCCGCACCGTGCTGCGCGCCCTCGCCGCCCGCCACGACCTGCTCGTCACCGGGTCCTCCGACTATCACGGCACCGGCAAGGCGAACCTGATCGGGGAGAACACCACCGATTGGGACACGGTGGAGACGCTGTGCGGGCTCGCCACCGGTATCGAGCCGATCCGTCCGTGA